The Glycine soja cultivar W05 chromosome 15, ASM419377v2, whole genome shotgun sequence region GTAGTGTAGAGGTGAAGAGGAAGAGTCATGTGGCTTGGAAACAGGTTTGTAAACCTGCTAGATGTGGTGGACTAAATTTGATTAATCTTGAGTTGTGGAATTTAACAACTATGCTTAAATGTTTATGTAATATCTGTTCTAAGGAAGATAATCTTTGGGTAAAGTGGATCCATGCTTATTTCTTAAAGGGAAACAATGTCATAAGTGCAACTGTTAAAAGTAATAGCACATGGATACTAAAGAGTATTATGAAACAGAGGCCTTAAGTTAATAATGTGCAGCAGATTTGGATTGAAATGTTGCGTAAAAGGAAATTCTCGATGAAGCAAGTTTATATGGAATTGGTGGAGGATCATAACAGGGCTGATTGGTTTAGGTTGTTGAGATATAACATAGCTAGACTAAGAGCCAACGTCACTTTGTGGCTTGCTTGTCAGAACCGGTTGGCCACGAAAACTAGATTGAAAAACATGAATCTGATTCAATGTAGTTTGTGCAGTCTTTGTAAAGAACAAGATGGGGACTTGGATCACTTGATGTTTAGCTGTAGAGTCACAAAAGCTATTCGGTTGGAGGTCCTCAAATGGATGGATATTGATCACACACCTCAAATGTGGAGGGATGAAGTGAGATGGGTTATGCAATATACGAAAGGAAAAGGTTGGAAAAGGGGGATTCTGAAATTAGCCTTTTCAGGGGTTGTTTATGGCATATGGATCTATAGAAATAAAGTTGTTTTTGAAAATGATAGTGTAAACATGAGTATAGCTCAAAGTATCATTGATACAATAGTGCATAGAGGGTGACATTATTCCAAGTATAGGGCTCATATAACAACAATGttattataagtttattttgtctttttgtCGATTTAGTGAGCTGGATCGTTTTGCAATCGCGTTGTACTTCATTGAATTTTTTAGATATATACATactttgttatttaaaaaaaaaaacatctttttatgAGATATGAAGTTTTTTAGttaactttttctcttttactttATTCGTCAACAAATTATAGGAAGAATAAGAAACATCAAAGCATTAAACATAAGTATAAATGTTTAGACTTACATATGTTAAGCTATTGTTTGAAAGATAgacacaaacaaaacaaacctTTCCTCTGAACAGTGATAAGACgtaatctttaaattttaatatttgttagtataaattaaaatattgaaaagttCTAATTCATCTCATAACTTAACATTATCTTAATTgtgtgtaaaaaataaattattataaacatgCAATTAAAATGTTACTTTTATGTACTTTTATACtctagataaaaaataaaccgTTTATTAACTCAAtagtaataaacaaataaaaagacagagagttatttatttattttaagccaAAAAGTTATCCGAAGTGAAAATGGGTCCGAGAAGAGAATGAAGTCTGTTCATCGTAATTTGTGCCCTCTATAGCACGaatctcttctttctctccctcCCTCAACCTTCACACTCCGAGACAGACACTGAGACAGCGACATCTTTTGTTAGTGTTAGGTTTCACTTCCTATGACATTGCAAACCAGACAACCCTGATCCTAATCCTAATCCCACCATCCTCTATTCCCATTTGACCGCAATGGTAGCTGGCAAGGTCAAGCTCTCAATGGGCTTCCCCAAGTCCCTGGCGCCCCCTACTCCTCCGCATTCCACCCCCGGCAACTCCTCCTTCACGCGCTCTTTCGGCGCATACTTCTCACGCTCCTCCGCTCAGGTTCAGCCCCGCCCCTCCGACATCCTCGACCTCCTCCGCCTCGTGGAGGACCTTCGCGACAGAGAGTCTCGCCTCAAAACAGAGCTTCTTGAACACAAGCTCCTCAAGGAAACCGTGACCATCGTCCCCCTTCTCGAGAACCAGATTTCCGCAAGTGACGCGCAGCTTGAAATCAATGCCAAGAAAATGGAACAAGTGGAGGCAGAGAATGAGAAACTGAGGAACGAGCTCGAAGAACTAAAGCTCCGAATGGAAGAAGAGAAAACAGAGAACATGAGAAAAACTAAGGCGTTGGAGGATGAGATAGCGGAGCTCAATAAAACGGCGTCGGATCCCGTTTGCAAGGCGTTGGTAAACGACGAGGATTCTTCGCTTGAATGCAAGTCGTTTGAAAACGACGAGCATTTGCAAACGCCTTTGGAGGTGCCAGCGAGGCCAAATTTTATCAAGAGTTTGAAAAAAACGGCGTTGGATCATACAAGTGTGAACCACAAGcagcttgttgttgttgttgcggATTTTAAACCAGAGGTGGCGGAAAGTGAAAGACCGCGTCGTGACTCGGAGGAACTCGCTGATTCTGCCGAGTCGAGTTTAACCAGGTCACGTGCGCCTCGTGTTCCCAAACCGCCGCCGAGACGGTCGTTGTCTTCTTCGACTCTGCTTTCTTCTAAGAATGGCAATTTCAAAATGGAGCAAGTGATTTCGCAACCTCCGAGGGTGGCGCCGCCcccgcctcctcctcctccccgGGCTGCGTCTAAGTCTGCTCCGCCTCCTCCGCCACCGCCGCTTAAGGGGAGTAGGCAGGTTACGGCGAAGGTGAGGAAGATACCGGAAGTGGTGGAGTTCTACCACTCGTTAATGAGGAGGGAATCGCAGTCCCGGCGGGAATCAGTCTCCGGCGATGTGGAAGTGCCGCCTACGACGGCGAATCCACGTGACATGATCGGCGAGATTGAGAACCGTTCATCTCACCTGCTCGCAGTAAGTGTGTGTCCTGATTTTGCTGATTTTGCGGTTTTGCCACTGGTGTCAGTGCCAAATGCAAAGTACTTACTAGCATGCTTTAATttgaaatggattttttttttttgcacataaGACAGTGGTTAAATTCGAATTTTGATGCCCAAGACTTTGACAATGCACCAAAGAAGATAGTCACTTTATGGAATCACTTTTTTAATTATCGAactagaaaaggaaaaagtaaaCAACTTATTCCATTAACTGAAAATCAATTACTGTCGAACAATGTTATTAGTTTTAGGTAAGTGATTGGTGCCTAATTGCATTCAGTTTAGCATAAGCAAAAAGATGGTTTGTCCAGTTTCTTGCATTAACAACTAGATaatctttcattgctttcagATAAAAACAGATGTTGAAACACAAGGAGACTTTATCCGATGCTTAATCAAAGAAGTGGAGGGTGCTGCATTTACAGACATTGAAGACGTTGTTCTCTTTGTTAAATGGCTTGATGACGAGCTTTCTTATTTggtacttaattttttataataatatttctgcacaattttcatgattttttttttttttactttttatatctaCATCTTTATAAAAATTGGCATAAGAATGTTAGGAGCAAATAGCATTAGATTAGtccttaaatttatattagtgTCACTTATTCTATGTTTGCATTTAGATTAAGATATAAAAGATTTGCTTGCgatggtttttgtttttgttctagGTGGATGAACGAGCAGTGTTGAAACACTTCGATTGGCCAGAGCAGAAGGCCGATGCCCTGCGTGAGGCTGCATTCGGGTATTGTGATCTGAAGAAGCTAGAATCTGAGGCTTCTTCGTTTCGTGATGATCCTCGGCAGCCATGTGGTCCAGCCCTTAAGAAGATGCAGGTTCTCTTTGAAAAGTATGTGGATTCCTGACCCACATGCGAATATAATAACAACATGATTTGTAAAATGTTAAATTCAACATTCATTTGCACCACACAACTTCAGAGAACACTCTAATGTTGTGTTTTAAAATGGGTTATGGCAGATTAGAGCATGGGGTTTTCAACATCTCTAGAATGAGAGAATCAGCAACAAATAGATACAAAGTCTTCCACATACCTGTCCATTGGATGCTTGATAATGGTTTTGTGAGCCAGGTAATTTCCATGCATCAATTTGGAAGTTACATATGCTTAATTTTACCTATATCCAGTTTATATACTCTCAGCGATAGGCTAGCGCACAATCAATTGTCTTCAATGTCTCACTGACTGATGGCCAAAAGTTGTTTCAATTGATTTATATTGTGTTTGGATAACAACAAAAATCAATTCTACTTCTCAAAATCACAGTGATAccatgaaaaagtaaaaaataattgattatttctcATTATGAATCTATTCCAGACACACTATTAGACTATATTccaaatgatttattttgtgGGTTTCTAAAAGAATAGTCTCAGTCTTATTTGTTTAATAGCATTCGTTATTTCGTTTTAAATAagcctatttatttataaatatcattTCCTTAAATTTCATCATGTCGGAATGATACAACCCAAATACTAAAAAACATCTGCGTTGGTAAAGTTAACTACTCTATGTCGTGTCTAGTGTAATCAACAAGATGCAGTGCTGGTAGCAAAATGACAAAGCAATGGTTGGATTCTTAACTTGTTCCTCTGTGCGTATCTCTGCATGCGCAGTTGCGAACATGTGAACTCACAGATCTCTAAAATCCATCTGTTTGTCTGCGTAGTGTTTTAAAATTGAGTAAGAGAACGAGATTCTCTATTCTTGACCGTTAATATCTTTGTCGCACTCAAATGGCCACTAGGAAGGGTTATGGATAGTACATTGTACAATTAATATGccttaaataattaatagagTAACAAAAGGGCCATGTctttcttacattttttttttttttgaactgccCATGTCTTTCTTACATGcaaataaaaaacacataatGAGGCTTGGATAGCATGGTAGGTTgctattttcaatttctagcgctACATAgtgaataaccataaggtaaatTCTCAAATGTTGGTTAGCTCATTTCTATTTTTGTACCTGCAACTTTATGTTGTGACAGATGAAGCTGGCATCTGTGAAATTAGCCATGAAGTACATGCGGAGAGTCTCTGCTGAGCTTGAgacaggtggtggtggtggtccTGAAGAAGAGGAGATCGTTGTCCAAGGAGTTAGATTTGCATTTCGAGCACATCAGGTAAATCCTACATATATGTTCGAACAATAATACAAAACAGATGCCTGTTGTAATGCAGAGAGAGCATATAGGGGCCATTTTTTGATAATGAGTTGTTTGTTGATGTGTTTGGCAGTTTGCTGGGGGGTTTGATGTGGAGACAATGAGAGCATTCCAAGAATTGAGAGGTAAAGCGATGTCATGCAATCTTCAATGTCATAGCCAGCAACAGAAATTCTTTTGCAGGTCTGCAACCTGCTAGTCATGATGGAGCAAACTCAGCTTCAGAAAAAATAGTAGCACCAATTTTGCTGTATAGATAGTGACATTTTGCTTGTGAATAACAATAGGGCTATGTCTGGTTTGCTAGTGGGGAACTCCAAACTCAgtttggaaagaaaaatgagtttgacatgtttgattttttccCAAAAGTATATTGGaatactttttcaaactcaGTTTACAAATTTAAGTTTGATCCAAACTTAAGTTTACAAACTAAAATTCAAACATGCACTCGAATGACCCTCATCTTACCGGGTGCAATCATAATTCATCCattcattaaattattaatgaacgACTGGGAAAGGGAAACGAGACATGCACTCAACCAGAAACACCAATTGTTTCCTCTCGTTCACGTTGGTGTTGCTATTCCACCAAAACCACTTCCTTAATACTagtgtctttttatttttggtgaatCCCAATACTAGTATTTTGTTTACATGATTCATTCATATCCATTGACTAAATTAATTGAGACGGTTGTTCTTTTACGGCGAATGGAAACTTCTATATAACCTTTCCCATTAATTCAACGTAATTATGAAACTGAACCTaggaaataaattagaaaaaaaaatagtacaacAAAGATTCAATAAAATGGTGGAGTCATTTATCaaagaaagataaataaaaaggcGGAGTTGCATATTGTCTATTAATCAGCACCAGCTGTTATACACTTTTCATAAGACTGATatgattttattgattaaaaaagtcaaattagtacataaaagataaaacactggTCATGTTAATCCCTTGAATGCTAAGAATTATATTTGTGGTCCTAAGTATGTAGATATTAGTCCTTAAAAATGTATATTCCATCAGTCAAATTAATTCTCAAAACTCAAGATATGAACATCAGTTTGATCAAAGAAATGCAAATTGAAgaattttaacaatatttttattcatttaagaaTGAATATAGTTTATGCTGTTTCTTTCAggataatttattcttttaaaataaaatgaaacttaAAAAGGAGTTACATAATACTATTATTCTTTCTAGGGGGGCAAGGAGATGATGCTAACATGCACGACTAttttttaggtaaattttttttgtacattATTCCGAATCTAGTATAAAACCTATTAACAATTTAACATTAGTGATGCACATTTCCATGTGTTACTTTTCCACCCATGAACGGCGAATCCGAATGTCGTTGACCTGCACTGCGAATATCTTATATCTTTCAACATATGAGAGCTCAGGCATAAGTCCGACGGATAGATTTGGTTGATGCTGAAGCACTTGAATCGGAGAAACAGAAGCCTGTCTAGAATCTAGAAACCACTAAAGTTCATAACTTTCTTATCGTAAGTGAGCACCAGTGCAACTAAAATAGGCGACATTTACTAATTAAATGGCTGGACTctgatttcaatttcaaatccaatTCACTCTTACAGTTCAACTTAGTTCAAGCATTCTCATTCTTAAGAGGAAATCATGCTTAAGAGGAAATGTTCTGAAATACTAATTAGACTATAGATTATGAGAGGGTTGTGGTACCAACGATGGTTTCTTTGATTTTATGAGAGTTTTTGTTTATTCTGACAGGTGTAGGACACGATCCTTGGAGTTGGAGTTCTCTTCTCGGTGATCTTTCTGCGGGAATAATGTGAGATTTGATCCATATTAAATTCACGGttgtaatattaaaatgtattttgatGAAACTTAGTCACCGTGATGAACTATAATTGTAAGAACCACGGTGCAGAAGCGGCACAAACTCACAAAGGctaacatttaaattaaaatcaggAAATTAGATACTAAATTAGGAAGATTAGGAATAAagtaatcttttaataaaatattaaattaaaaaccaaaataaaaatataaaatttgttataaagTCTTTAGGtttgaattacaaaaaaaaatcaaatttaattgacTGGTGTATTTCATGATTGATCTATACATAATAGATACTTgtgtgatttattttaaaagttagacTAAAATAACAACTTTGTAGAGGTAAAAAAACCACAGCTAAATGTTgagtttaaacataaaaaaaataaattaaagtcacatttttaaaagtagaagaactaaattcattaaatttgagagtataaggattaaaatcaaatttgattgtaAGTATAAGTATGAGtgactaaaaaaatatctttcgcTTGTTTTAAATTGTGTGGTGATATATTAATGCAAAATAGACAACATGTAACTTTGTGGTGTCAATGTATTTGTTGCGTGAGGATATCTGGTCAGTGAACGTAGACTAAGAGGAAGTAGGATCGATAATGGCTCATTTTGCTAGGTTTCATCCTCTAACCGATGCAATGCAATTTAATGCATGCATTTTTGGATTGGCGTCCGTTAGCCTTCGTTTTGGAAGCTCAACCAAACACAGGTTTAGATGATTAGGATGGATGTGTGTTGATTGATGAAGAAATTGGAACCAAAGAGGAGAAGGTTGTTTGATCTAACAAGTCCGATAGTTTATCAAGGCAAATCAGCTTTAACTTATTGACAAGTCAAGACCACCAATAGGTCCTATACAACTTTCTCGACTGTACTAGTAATTgggttttaaatttttgtcttgTAGCGCATGGTACAGTGCAATAGTGAACTTTACACGTGATATTATATACTAGGTTAGTAGGTTAGCCTAGGTGTCACTTCTCAAAGTTCCTTTTTTGTGTTTAGTTAGATCTAATCTAGTTGTTATACTTTCTTGTCCCTTTGCTCATTAACCTAATAATGATTAACtatgaaaaatgaattaattgtaTATAGTTTACGTAAATAGAATACTTACGTTTCACTGTCGACATGCTTGCTCTTGGTGTAACCAAATTTATACAAATAGCAAGGTTTGTGATTGTCATGCTTTAAAATCCATGAGCATGCAACGTCCTAAGGCTTGTCCTGGCTTGGACTCTTAATTTTCCACTTGTAAGCAAAATGTAAAGACACCTATCTGCAAATGGGTTCAAATATCCCACATTTTCACGCCACATTACATTTAACATTTATACAGTTTTTCTATTAGATTAAAGATGAACCCGCTTTATTCTTTTTAGCATTCGTGCACTCGTATTCTCTTACACTACTAGAGAGTAACTGCACTATTTTACtaaacaagtaataaaaaaaattgtgtatcaAAGTTGTTtagttttaaaactatttatacGTTACGGGGTTTTTTTTTAACCTGGATAACATAACAGGAAGAAACGCCACCTTGAATGGAAGTTTTACTTTCTCCATCAGTTGTTTCTACAAATTAGAAAAGTATTCTTTTACATTAGTGTTAAAAATAACCAATGTAAAAAGGAAAAACCAATTCAAGTGAGCACAAAGTTTCATTTAAGGCGATTTCTGTTATCTTATGTAACAAAAACAACTCATGACATATAAGTAACTTCAAAATCAGTTTACTTTGgtacatagttttttttttattacttgttttttaaaaaaagtcgaGTAACTAAGCACTTTTTTGTTAGTCTTTGAGTAAAGCTACTATGGTAATGCGACAATCTATTGTTATCAGGATTTCCTGCCCTTGCGCTGTTTCTATCGCAGATATGACTTGCTACTGATTTCAATTGTAGTTAAACTCACTTTTTTGTTGAAATAGAAATAGCAAATAATAATGctatcaaaaattattttacatgctGATTACGAGAACTTTTCTCATAACCGCTGAGATAATTGGTTGTTAAAATGTCTAGTCACTGTGTTCCATCTATTTGCTAGGTTATTGGTTATATGAAAAGACATGCAAAAATGTCGCTAGATTGTTTCTGTAAAGAAAGTGGCCAGTGAAAGTAGTAGTAATATGCAATAAGACCCTTTCTTTCTCAGAAGGAAGGAAACAGTTTCATAGTTACGATT contains the following coding sequences:
- the LOC114386827 gene encoding protein CHUP1, chloroplastic-like isoform X1, with amino-acid sequence MVAGKVKLSMGFPKSLAPPTPPHSTPGNSSFTRSFGAYFSRSSAQVQPRPSDILDLLRLVEDLRDRESRLKTELLEHKLLKETVTIVPLLENQISASDAQLEINAKKMEQVEAENEKLRNELEELKLRMEEEKTENMRKTKALEDEIAELNKTASDPVCKALVNDEDSSLECKSFENDEHLQTPLEVPARPNFIKSLKKTALDHTSVNHKQLVVVVADFKPEVAESERPRRDSEELADSAESSLTRSRAPRVPKPPPRRSLSSSTLLSSKNGNFKMEQVISQPPRVAPPPPPPPPRAASKSAPPPPPPPLKGSRQVTAKVRKIPEVVEFYHSLMRRESQSRRESVSGDVEVPPTTANPRDMIGEIENRSSHLLAIKTDVETQGDFIRCLIKEVEGAAFTDIEDVVLFVKWLDDELSYLVDERAVLKHFDWPEQKADALREAAFGYCDLKKLESEASSFRDDPRQPCGPALKKMQVLFEKLEHGVFNISRMRESATNRYKVFHIPVHWMLDNGFVSQMKLASVKLAMKYMRRVSAELETGGGGGPEEEEIVVQGVRFAFRAHQFAGGFDVETMRAFQELRGKAMSCNLQCHSQQQKFFCRSATC
- the LOC114386827 gene encoding protein CHUP1, chloroplastic-like isoform X2, translating into MVAGKVKLSMGFPKSLAPPTPPHSTPGNSSFTRSFGAYFSRSSAQVQPRPSDILDLLRLVEDLRDRESRLKTELLEHKLLKETVTIVPLLENQISASDAQLEINAKKMEQVEAENEKLRNELEELKLRMEEEKTENMRKTKALEDEIAELNKTASDPVCKALVNDEDSSLECKSFENDEHLQTPLEVPARPNFIKSLKHKQLVVVVADFKPEVAESERPRRDSEELADSAESSLTRSRAPRVPKPPPRRSLSSSTLLSSKNGNFKMEQVISQPPRVAPPPPPPPPRAASKSAPPPPPPPLKGSRQVTAKVRKIPEVVEFYHSLMRRESQSRRESVSGDVEVPPTTANPRDMIGEIENRSSHLLAIKTDVETQGDFIRCLIKEVEGAAFTDIEDVVLFVKWLDDELSYLVDERAVLKHFDWPEQKADALREAAFGYCDLKKLESEASSFRDDPRQPCGPALKKMQVLFEKLEHGVFNISRMRESATNRYKVFHIPVHWMLDNGFVSQMKLASVKLAMKYMRRVSAELETGGGGGPEEEEIVVQGVRFAFRAHQFAGGFDVETMRAFQELRGKAMSCNLQCHSQQQKFFCRSATC